A window of the Balaenoptera acutorostrata chromosome 13, mBalAcu1.1, whole genome shotgun sequence genome harbors these coding sequences:
- the ELP2 gene encoding elongator complex protein 2 isoform X2, which produces MVTLLESTAYSGFVNRMVLLKAVHLHGHEGPVYAVHAVYQRRASDVALHALIVSAASDSTVRVWSKQGSEVTCLQTLDFGNGFTLALCLSFLPNTDVPVLACGDDDCKIHLFVQQNDQFQKVLFLSGHEDWIRGVEWAAFGRDLFLASCSQDCLIRIWRLYIKSTFLEAQEDDNIRLKENTFNIESESIKIAFAVTLETVLAGHENWVNAVHWQPSFYKDGVLQQPMRLLSASMDKTMILWAPDEESGVWLEQVRVGEVGGSTLGFYDCQFSEDGSMIIAHAFHGALHLWKQNATNPREWTPEIVISGHFDGVQDLTWDPEGEFIVTVGTDQTTRLFAPWKRKDQSQVTWHEIARPQIHGYDLKCLAMISRFQFVSGADEKVLRVFSAPRNFVENFCAITGQSLNHVLCNQDSDLPEGATVPALGLSNKAVFQGDIASQPSDEEELLTSTGFEYHQVAFQPSILTEPPTEDHLLQNTLWPEVQKLYGHGYEIFCVACSNSKTLLASACKAAKKEHAAIILWNTASWKQVQNLIFHSLTVTQMAFSPDDKFLLAVSRDRTWSLWKRQDTISPELDPVFSLFAFTNKITAVHSRIIWSCDWSPDGKYFFTGSRDKKVVVWGECDSSEDSTEHSIGPCSSVLDVGGAVTAVSVCPVLNLSQRYVVAVGLECGKICLYSWKKTDQVPEINDWMHCVETSQSQSHTLAIKKLCWKNCNGKTEQNEAEGTEWLHFASCGEDHTVKIHRVNRCAL; this is translated from the exons CTTTTAAAAGCAGTCCACCTCCATGGCCATGAAGGACCTGTTTATGCAGTGCATGCTGTTTACCAGAGGAGGGCATCGGACGTTGCATTACATGCACTGATAGTGTCCGCAGCTTCTGATTCTACTGTTCGAGTCTGGTCTAAACAGGGTTCTGAAG tgACATGCCTTCAGACCTTGGACTTTGGAAATGGATTCACTCTGGCTCTCTGCTTGTCTTTTTTGCCTAATACTGATG TACCAGTATTAGCATGTGGCGATGATGACTGCaaaattcacttatttgttcAACAGAACGATCAG TTTCAGAAAGTGCTTTTTCTATCTGGACATGAGGATTGGATAAGAGGCGTGGAATGGGCAGCCTTTG gtaGAGATCTTTTCCTAGCAAGCTGTTCACAAGATTGCCTGATACGCATATGGAGGCTGTATATAAAATCGACATTTTTAGAAGCTCAGGAAGATGATAATataagactgaaagaaaatacttttaatataGAAAGTGAAA gTATTAAAATAGCATTTGCGGTTACTCTGGAGACTGTGCTGGCTGGTCACGAAAACTGGGTAAATGCAGTTCATTGGCAACCTTCATTTTACAAAG atggTGTTCTGCAACAGCCAATGAGATTGTTGTCTGCCTCAATGGATAAAACCATGATTCTTTGGGCTCCAGATGAAGAGTCAGGAGTTTGGCTAGAACAG GTTCGAGTAGGAGAAGTAGGTGGCAGTACCCTGGGATTTTATGATTGCCAGTTCAGTGAAGATGGCTCCATGATCATTGCTCATGCTTTCCACGGGGCACTGCACCTTTGGAAACAGAATGCCACTAACCCG AGAGAGTGGACTCCAGAGATTGTTATTTCAGGACACTTTGATGGTGTCCAAGACCTAACATGGGATCCAGAAGGAGAATTTATCGTCACTGTTGGTACTGACCAGACAACTCGACTTTTTGCTCCATGGAAGAgaaaagaccaatcacag GTGACCTGGCATGAAATTGCAAGGCCTCAGATACATGGATATGACCTGAAGTGTTTGGCAATGATCAGTAGGTTTCAGTTTGTATCTGGAGCGGATGAAAAAGTTCTTCGAGTATTTTCTGCACCTCGAAATTTTGTGGAAAATTTTTGTGCCATTACGGGCCAATCACTGAATCACGTGCTTTGTAAT CAAGACAGTGATCTTCCAGAAGGAGCTACCGTCCCTGCTTTGGGATTATCAAATAAAGCTGTCTTTCAGG GAGATATAGCTTCTCAGCCTTCTGATGAAGAGGAGCTGTTGACGAGTACTGGTTTCGAATATCACCAGGTGGCCTTTCAACCCTCCATACTTACTG AACCTCCCACTGAGGATCATCTTCTGCAAAATACTTTGTGGCCTGAAGTTCAAAAACT atacgGACATGgttatgaaatattttgtgtTGCTTGTAGCAATTCAAAGACACTGCTTGCCTCAGCTTGTAAG GCAGCTAAGAAAGAGCATGCAGCTATCATTCTTTGGAACACTGCATCTTGGAAACAGGTGCAGAATTTAATTTTCCACAGTTTGACTGTCACGCAGATGGCCTTCTCTCCCGATGACAAGTTCTTACTAGCTGTTTCCAGAGATCGGACCTGGTCACTGTGGAAAAGGCAGGACACAATCTCACCTGAGTTAG aCCCAGTTTTCAGTCTCTTTGCCTTCACTAACAAAATCACTGCTGTGCACAGTAGAATTATTTGGTCTTGTGATTGGAGTCCTGATGGCAAGTATTTCTTCACTGGAAGTCGGGAcaaaaag GTGGTTGTCTGGGGTGAGTGCGACTCCAGCGAGGACTCCACTGAGCACAGCATCGGCCCCTGCTCCTCCGTTCTGGACGTGGGCGGAGCTGTGACTGCCGTCAGTGTCTGCCCAGTGCTTAACCTTTCCCAACG ATATGTTGTTGCAGTAGGATTAGAGTGTGGAAAGATTTGTCTGTATTCTTGGAAAAAGACTGATCAAGTTCCGGAAATAAATGACTGGATGCACTGTGTAGAAACAAGTCAAAG CCAAAGTCATACACTTGCTATCAAAAAATTATGCTGGAAGAACTGTAATGGAAAAACTGAACAGAATGAAGCAGAAGGCACTGAATGGTTACACTTTGCAAGTTGTGGTGAAGATCACACTGTGAAGATACACAGAGTTAACAGATGTGCACTGTAA
- the ELP2 gene encoding elongator complex protein 2 isoform X1, translated as MVAPVLETSHVFCCPNRVRGALSWSSGPGGLLVFGTSCSVVLYDPQKSVVITNLNGHTARVNCIQWICKQDGSPSTELVSGGSDNQVIHWEIENNQLLKAVHLHGHEGPVYAVHAVYQRRASDVALHALIVSAASDSTVRVWSKQGSEVTCLQTLDFGNGFTLALCLSFLPNTDVPVLACGDDDCKIHLFVQQNDQFQKVLFLSGHEDWIRGVEWAAFGRDLFLASCSQDCLIRIWRLYIKSTFLEAQEDDNIRLKENTFNIESESIKIAFAVTLETVLAGHENWVNAVHWQPSFYKDGVLQQPMRLLSASMDKTMILWAPDEESGVWLEQVRVGEVGGSTLGFYDCQFSEDGSMIIAHAFHGALHLWKQNATNPREWTPEIVISGHFDGVQDLTWDPEGEFIVTVGTDQTTRLFAPWKRKDQSQVTWHEIARPQIHGYDLKCLAMISRFQFVSGADEKVLRVFSAPRNFVENFCAITGQSLNHVLCNQDSDLPEGATVPALGLSNKAVFQGDIASQPSDEEELLTSTGFEYHQVAFQPSILTEPPTEDHLLQNTLWPEVQKLYGHGYEIFCVACSNSKTLLASACKAAKKEHAAIILWNTASWKQVQNLIFHSLTVTQMAFSPDDKFLLAVSRDRTWSLWKRQDTISPELDPVFSLFAFTNKITAVHSRIIWSCDWSPDGKYFFTGSRDKKVVVWGECDSSEDSTEHSIGPCSSVLDVGGAVTAVSVCPVLNLSQRYVVAVGLECGKICLYSWKKTDQVPEINDWMHCVETSQSQSHTLAIKKLCWKNCNGKTEQNEAEGTEWLHFASCGEDHTVKIHRVNRCAL; from the exons ctcCTTCTACTGAATTAGTTTCTGGAGGATCTGATAATCAGGTGATTCACTGGGAAATAGAGAATAATCAG CTTTTAAAAGCAGTCCACCTCCATGGCCATGAAGGACCTGTTTATGCAGTGCATGCTGTTTACCAGAGGAGGGCATCGGACGTTGCATTACATGCACTGATAGTGTCCGCAGCTTCTGATTCTACTGTTCGAGTCTGGTCTAAACAGGGTTCTGAAG tgACATGCCTTCAGACCTTGGACTTTGGAAATGGATTCACTCTGGCTCTCTGCTTGTCTTTTTTGCCTAATACTGATG TACCAGTATTAGCATGTGGCGATGATGACTGCaaaattcacttatttgttcAACAGAACGATCAG TTTCAGAAAGTGCTTTTTCTATCTGGACATGAGGATTGGATAAGAGGCGTGGAATGGGCAGCCTTTG gtaGAGATCTTTTCCTAGCAAGCTGTTCACAAGATTGCCTGATACGCATATGGAGGCTGTATATAAAATCGACATTTTTAGAAGCTCAGGAAGATGATAATataagactgaaagaaaatacttttaatataGAAAGTGAAA gTATTAAAATAGCATTTGCGGTTACTCTGGAGACTGTGCTGGCTGGTCACGAAAACTGGGTAAATGCAGTTCATTGGCAACCTTCATTTTACAAAG atggTGTTCTGCAACAGCCAATGAGATTGTTGTCTGCCTCAATGGATAAAACCATGATTCTTTGGGCTCCAGATGAAGAGTCAGGAGTTTGGCTAGAACAG GTTCGAGTAGGAGAAGTAGGTGGCAGTACCCTGGGATTTTATGATTGCCAGTTCAGTGAAGATGGCTCCATGATCATTGCTCATGCTTTCCACGGGGCACTGCACCTTTGGAAACAGAATGCCACTAACCCG AGAGAGTGGACTCCAGAGATTGTTATTTCAGGACACTTTGATGGTGTCCAAGACCTAACATGGGATCCAGAAGGAGAATTTATCGTCACTGTTGGTACTGACCAGACAACTCGACTTTTTGCTCCATGGAAGAgaaaagaccaatcacag GTGACCTGGCATGAAATTGCAAGGCCTCAGATACATGGATATGACCTGAAGTGTTTGGCAATGATCAGTAGGTTTCAGTTTGTATCTGGAGCGGATGAAAAAGTTCTTCGAGTATTTTCTGCACCTCGAAATTTTGTGGAAAATTTTTGTGCCATTACGGGCCAATCACTGAATCACGTGCTTTGTAAT CAAGACAGTGATCTTCCAGAAGGAGCTACCGTCCCTGCTTTGGGATTATCAAATAAAGCTGTCTTTCAGG GAGATATAGCTTCTCAGCCTTCTGATGAAGAGGAGCTGTTGACGAGTACTGGTTTCGAATATCACCAGGTGGCCTTTCAACCCTCCATACTTACTG AACCTCCCACTGAGGATCATCTTCTGCAAAATACTTTGTGGCCTGAAGTTCAAAAACT atacgGACATGgttatgaaatattttgtgtTGCTTGTAGCAATTCAAAGACACTGCTTGCCTCAGCTTGTAAG GCAGCTAAGAAAGAGCATGCAGCTATCATTCTTTGGAACACTGCATCTTGGAAACAGGTGCAGAATTTAATTTTCCACAGTTTGACTGTCACGCAGATGGCCTTCTCTCCCGATGACAAGTTCTTACTAGCTGTTTCCAGAGATCGGACCTGGTCACTGTGGAAAAGGCAGGACACAATCTCACCTGAGTTAG aCCCAGTTTTCAGTCTCTTTGCCTTCACTAACAAAATCACTGCTGTGCACAGTAGAATTATTTGGTCTTGTGATTGGAGTCCTGATGGCAAGTATTTCTTCACTGGAAGTCGGGAcaaaaag GTGGTTGTCTGGGGTGAGTGCGACTCCAGCGAGGACTCCACTGAGCACAGCATCGGCCCCTGCTCCTCCGTTCTGGACGTGGGCGGAGCTGTGACTGCCGTCAGTGTCTGCCCAGTGCTTAACCTTTCCCAACG ATATGTTGTTGCAGTAGGATTAGAGTGTGGAAAGATTTGTCTGTATTCTTGGAAAAAGACTGATCAAGTTCCGGAAATAAATGACTGGATGCACTGTGTAGAAACAAGTCAAAG CCAAAGTCATACACTTGCTATCAAAAAATTATGCTGGAAGAACTGTAATGGAAAAACTGAACAGAATGAAGCAGAAGGCACTGAATGGTTACACTTTGCAAGTTGTGGTGAAGATCACACTGTGAAGATACACAGAGTTAACAGATGTGCACTGTAA